From a single Bacillus pumilus genomic region:
- a CDS encoding methyl-accepting chemotaxis protein, producing the protein MIDSLRTLIGAVQTSVENVASSSEELTASAGQTSKATEHITLAIEQFSSGNESQNDKVESSSDELEEMNRGLQHMNESAESITASSIKSTDIAGEGGQLVEKTASQMNVIDQSVKKAENVISALESKSKDITQILGVINGIADQTNLLALNAAIEAARAGESGRGFSVVAEEVRKLAVQSANSAKEIENLIKEIVQDIDVSQEVFTTVNREVQSGLSFTEQTRVSFHNIFEMTKEISDNLQTMNQTVIQLFKGSAHVSEAVREIADVSRESSANIQDIAASAEEQLASMEEISSSSATLSSMAEELRDLISKFKVE; encoded by the coding sequence ATGATCGACTCATTAAGAACCCTCATTGGTGCCGTTCAAACCTCAGTTGAAAATGTCGCTTCTTCATCAGAAGAACTGACCGCCAGCGCAGGACAAACAAGTAAAGCAACAGAGCATATTACACTAGCCATTGAACAATTCTCCAGCGGAAATGAAAGTCAAAATGACAAAGTCGAATCCAGCTCAGACGAGTTAGAGGAAATGAACCGAGGCCTTCAGCACATGAATGAGTCGGCTGAATCCATTACTGCTTCATCGATCAAATCAACAGATATCGCAGGGGAAGGCGGACAGCTCGTGGAAAAAACCGCTTCTCAGATGAATGTCATTGATCAGTCCGTCAAAAAAGCAGAGAATGTCATCAGCGCTCTTGAAAGTAAGTCAAAAGACATTACACAAATTCTTGGTGTCATCAATGGAATTGCAGATCAAACGAATTTACTTGCACTAAATGCAGCAATCGAGGCAGCAAGAGCTGGGGAATCTGGCAGAGGCTTCTCTGTTGTAGCAGAAGAAGTAAGAAAGCTGGCTGTTCAATCAGCCAATTCGGCGAAGGAAATTGAGAATTTGATCAAAGAAATCGTTCAAGACATCGATGTATCACAGGAAGTATTCACTACGGTGAACCGAGAAGTTCAATCAGGCTTAAGCTTCACTGAACAAACAAGAGTCAGCTTCCACAATATTTTCGAAATGACAAAAGAAATTTCAGACAATCTCCAAACGATGAATCAAACAGTGATCCAGCTTTTCAAAGGCTCAGCACATGTGTCCGAGGCTGTTCGTGAGATCGCAGACGTCTCACGCGAAAGCTCCGCAAACATTCAAGACATTGCTGCTTCAGCGGAAGAACAGCTTGCATCAATGGAAGAAATCAGTTCGTCCTCTGCTACACTCTCTTCTATGGCAGAAGAATTGCGTGATTTAATCAGCAAATTTAAAGTCGAATAG
- a CDS encoding methyl-accepting chemotaxis protein codes for MSESLRDVIRAVQQSVDNVASASEELTASASQTSQATEHITMSIEQFSNGNDAQNEKVESSTNQLVAMNDGLQDMSHTSSEVAAVSLQSTEAAGQGGRIVESTASQMKHIDTSVQEAEQVIKQLEYKSKDITSILNVINGIADQTNLLALNAAIEAARAGESGRGFSVVAEEVRKLAVQSADSAKEIEKLIQEIVLEIAKSQDMFKAVNREVHAGLGMTEETKESFQNIYEAAEGMSKKLTQLNDTAIDLSSGSKLVSQAMQEMRQVSRESAANIQDIAASAEEQLASMEEITSSSVTLANMAEELKELTSQFKID; via the coding sequence ATGAGTGAATCTCTTCGTGATGTCATTCGAGCGGTTCAGCAGTCTGTCGACAATGTGGCTTCTGCTTCCGAGGAGCTGACCGCAAGTGCCAGCCAAACAAGTCAAGCCACTGAGCATATCACGATGTCGATTGAACAATTTTCAAATGGAAATGACGCGCAAAACGAGAAAGTCGAATCTAGTACGAATCAGCTTGTGGCAATGAATGATGGATTACAAGACATGTCACATACGTCATCAGAAGTGGCTGCTGTTTCGCTTCAATCGACAGAGGCAGCTGGTCAAGGCGGCCGAATTGTTGAAAGCACAGCGAGCCAAATGAAACATATTGATACATCTGTACAAGAAGCAGAACAAGTCATAAAGCAATTAGAATACAAGTCTAAAGATATTACGAGCATCTTGAATGTCATTAACGGCATTGCAGATCAAACGAATTTACTTGCGCTTAATGCAGCCATCGAAGCAGCAAGAGCAGGTGAATCTGGACGCGGCTTCTCCGTCGTTGCAGAAGAAGTGAGAAAATTAGCTGTCCAGTCCGCAGATTCAGCGAAAGAAATTGAAAAGCTCATTCAAGAAATTGTGTTAGAAATTGCTAAATCTCAAGATATGTTCAAAGCAGTCAATCGAGAAGTACATGCAGGTCTCGGAATGACAGAAGAAACAAAAGAAAGCTTCCAGAACATTTATGAGGCGGCAGAAGGAATGTCGAAAAAACTGACGCAATTAAACGATACGGCGATTGACCTATCGAGCGGTTCAAAGCTTGTTTCACAAGCCATGCAGGAGATGCGCCAAGTCTCTAGAGAAAGTGCGGCAAACATCCAGGACATTGCGGCTTCTGCGGAAGAGCAGCTGGCATCAATGGAAGAAATCACATCCTCATCTGTGACACTTGCCAACATGGCAGAGGAACTAAAAGAGCTCACAAGTCAATTTAAAATTGATTAA